The sequence TCTGCTGTTTAAGCTGCTGCTTATTCTTATGAGACAAATTTCTATATTCTACTTCTCCTACAGCTTTCAAGCTAAAACCACTGATCTGACTTAGTGTGCtttatcttttcagactgattcgACTTGCACCGGGTCTACACCGGATGCGAGCAGCGAAGCATGACAAAACACTATAGATctgattataatcagtgatgctgtctacactggatgcagcacgACACAACAAATCCCCGACAGAAAACTGCTGCTGCGTTCTATTTATGATGTGTTGAcacaaatttcataatgatattcaaTGGTTGCTTtgtcgcatccagtgtagacacagtgtaatagtttttataaaactgaagactaaaaatctttaaaatcctATAGACTTGCATTAACAGAGTGTTCAGGTGAGCCAAAGACTATTTAAACTCcaaatttcaaaattcaaatgtaaacactGAAGTCCATTAGACTTCATTAAGCTTCTCTTCTATGTACCATTTCTGATCCATTTAAACTCATTCAGACTCCCCCATCTATCCTAGCGACAtgttatgctagaaacatgctaatcatgccagCAATATGCCAGTCACGggtcaataatgtaaaaaaaacatgctaatcatgctagaaacatgttattaATATCTATCATACATTTTCAAATTCAGGCTTTTACAACTGCTTTAAAATTTTAGgctaggctttctcaagccaacctcAAGTTTCTCTTGACAATTTATCTAGTTTTACATTAAAGTGAGAGATGTTGCTTTGGcagttacctgaaataaaatatgcttgCTTTTATATTTCACTCAGTTATGtatatttccatgttttttttttatagttttagttaactaataaCCCTGGTCGAAGATTAATCATATTTGGTGTTTAGGGTTAAAAATTTCCAAAGATGGAATCTGTAGATCAGAATTAGACTTTAGATTAAGCAAATCAAAAAGCCAAATTATTTCGGTCAGAAACTGTTATCTAAAATGCACAAgatcagtttatttaaaaacatacaaagcTGATAATATCACATGTATAGTTATAAAGCAACTATGAAAGCTGGGATTTTAAAAACTATATCCTGAAAGTGGTTATTAAAGCTGTTGTGATGTTCTTGGCAGTCCTGTAGCAGCTGAATGCTCTGATGTAGTTTCATAACCCAGTTTCTTCATGTCTTTAGTCACAATGTTGAACTGTAGTGTAACAAAACCTTGTGAGCGCACCCTCGtaactgcaaaaagaaaaaatcacatcagttatgtcttgtaaatgcaCTTTATTGCACTAGAACAGTTTCTGAGGACCTACACCTTGGCTTGAAATGGAAAACATCCACTCAAATATCATATTTCATCCGAAGGCAAGGGTTAAATAAAAGCTTACCTTCTCTTCCCTCTCCTTGGGCAACAACCTTGGGATCTGTGTACTCTGGATGCCGTCCCATCAGCCAGCTGCGTACAAGATATAACATGTTCAATACAGtgtcaaatgaaaatgtttaagtTACAATGTACCTTCACATTTGAAACGTTCATACAAGCTGCACATTGACTAAAACTAAGTTCAAGTTAAGTCTTGAGTGCAAAAGGGAACAGCAGCAGAAAAATTAAATTCAGATTACAACCCTAAAATACTGCATACATAATTGATTGGATAATTTTTTAATTCTTCTCATGTTTCCATGTGAATGAAAACACCAGCCGAGGTGAATGTGGAATATTTGGGAGAAATCAGTTTTAACCTTGTGAACCTCTGAAGTCTTGATGTAGATTCGGGAACAAACATAGGAATGGTCTTGGTGTGTCTGCACAGAGAGCATTCATATTTAAGTGTGCATGTCAGACAGATTTTGAACATGCTGGCTGTTTTTATCACGCTATGACAACAATCTTAAAGTGACTCACTTTCCAGGTGTAAACGGGATGTGTACGGCTCCATAACCTCTCACAACATCATTTCCAAAAGTGTCGGGGCCATACACACTAACCACAATCTGGGGccctgaagaaagaaagaaaaaaaggatggatccttaaaaatatatattgtggtCACAATTATAAAGATGTATTACAATACATGACATTATTACTTAGAATAATTATCAACACTTCAAAGTTTGTAAATACAACTTCCAGCAGATCTCcattacttttttaattcatttgacaAAAAAGGCTCAAATGACTCTGTGCCTAACCACTACAACATGGAAATAACTGAACCTACTGATCACActacttaaatgtttttgatgtTACACATGAAATATTTTCGTCTTGTTATCCAGTGCATAGCCACAGTCtctaaagaaaagaaagtgaagggagtttaatatttaaaacaagaacaattaTCGGCCAGTGGACTCAGAAACATCTTAATTAAAAGGGAGAACAAGATTTCACGTTCCACTGACAgatatttattcttattaaatcataaacacacttcattttgttcagtttctcaCAAAATAAgacttcatattttcattttgcatctcaactaaatgtatcttgatataatcatactttttatatatatatatatatatatatataaaatatatatgaaagttaaatttttatcattacattatggaaaataatgaactttatcacaatatgctaattcttttgagaaggacctgtgtaTATATATGGATGAATTGAGACCTTTAGAGAAGTTTTAGTTTATTACACCTTTAAGAGCCATGAAAAGCCTGCTCCATTACAACTGATTCTGACTCGACCAAAACTCGTTCACTTACAGCCAAATGGGTTCGTGCTTTTGAATGTGATGTCCAATGGGAAATTCCACACCAGACTCTGAGATCCTCCACCTTTTGATGTTATTTGAGAAATTCCCTCTTCCAAGCCCTTCAGATTGTGGGGAAAAAAGACACAAACTTACTACTGTGGAATATATGAGAATACAAAAAGGTACAGCCTATATTACATCGAGATGGGGCAAATAAACTCTAATAGTAATTAaagataatattaatattattattcacgTTATTCTGTCATACGTAAAGTAGTCCTGATTTCCAAACTGTAAACCAAAAGGGAGTAGAGCAGGTTGTGACTCACTGATGTGGGCGCCCAGTCGTGTCCATAAACAAAGCAATACTTGCAGTAAAGATCATCATATTCTGGGAACTACAGACATAATAAGACATGTTAGCAATTCAGTTGATCCATATTAAGAGCAGGCTTTGCACACAGTTTACTGCATCAAACACATCCTCTAAAATCTATGTTAACTTACATCGGCTGCTTCGATTTGCCCATTAACCATGAGTAGAAAAACTGCTGGATTGTTTGAGGTCATTTCCACACCATTAACAACctggaaaacatttaaatcacacCAAACCACCCTCGCTGCTCTGAAATCGCAGTTCAGATGTAAATGAAAGGATTCCCGGTGTCAACATCCACTGGCTGCTATGGACGCTCTCAGTAAGGCAGGCGATGCGGTCCAAAATGGCGGAAATAAAATGCGTTTTTAAAATGCCAATTTTCTCAGCTAGAT comes from Carassius auratus strain Wakin chromosome 3, ASM336829v1, whole genome shotgun sequence and encodes:
- the LOC113050424 gene encoding B9 domain-containing protein 1 codes for the protein MTSNNPAVFLLMVNGQIEAADFPEYDDLYCKYCFVYGHDWAPTSGLEEGISQITSKGGGSQSLVWNFPLDITFKSTNPFGWPQIVVSVYGPDTFGNDVVRGYGAVHIPFTPGKHTKTIPMFVPESTSRLQRFTSWLMGRHPEYTDPKVVAQGEGREVTRVRSQGFVTLQFNIVTKDMKKLGYETTSEHSAATGLPRTSQQL